One part of the Vicia villosa cultivar HV-30 ecotype Madison, WI linkage group LG6, Vvil1.0, whole genome shotgun sequence genome encodes these proteins:
- the LOC131610607 gene encoding mevalonate kinase: MEVKSRAPGKIILAGEHAVVHGSTAVASSIALYTYVSLRFSTPSSDNEESLKLVLKDVDLEFSWPISRIRKAFPDFVALSSSSPASCSVDSTKSIAALVEELSIPEAKIGLASGVSAFLWLYLSIQGFKPATVVISSELPLGAGLGSSAAFCVSLAAALLSVTDSVSVDVCQQGWQSFGEKELDLVNKWAFEGEKIIHGKPSGIDNTVSSYGNIISFKSGNLTRMKSNLPLKMLITNTKVGRNTKALVAGVSERMLRHPGAMAFVFSAVDSISKELTTVLQSPTPDHLTVTQIEEKVEELMEMNQGLLQSMGVSHATIETVLQTTLKYKLASKLTGAGGGGCVLTLLPTLLSTTIVDKVIAELESNGFQCFIARIGGNGVEISFEHSS, translated from the exons atggaGGTTAAATCCAGAGCTCCCGGTAAAATCATCCTCGCCGGCGAACACGCCGTTGTTCACGGATCAACCGCCGTCGCTTCTTCCATCGCTTTATACACCTACGTCTCTCTCCGCTTCTCCACTCCTTCTTCCG ATAATGAAGAATCGTTGAAACTTGTTCTGAAGGATGTGGATTTGGAATTCTCGTGGCCGATTAGTAGAATTAGAAAAGCTTTTCCTGATTTTGTTGCTTTGTCATCTTCATCGCCTGCTTCGTGCTCTGTTGACAGTACCAAATCGATTGCGGCTTTAGTTGAAGAACTTAGTATACCTGAGGCTAAAATTGGACTTGCTTCTGGAGTTTCTGCTTTTCTTTGGTTATACTTGTCTATTCAAGG ATTTAAGCCTGCTACTGTGGTTATctcttctgaacttcctttgggTGCGGGCTTGGGTTCTTCGGCTGCATTCTGTGTTTCTCTGGCAGCAGCCTTGCTTTCTGTCACTGATTCTGTTTCTGTGGATGTGTGCCAGCAAGGGTGGCAATCTTTTGGAGAGAAAGAACTTGATTTGGTAAATAAATGGGCTTTTGAAGGTGAGAAGATCATCCATGGAAAGCCCTCTGGAATTGACAATACAGTCAGTTCATATG GTAACATTATCAGCTTCAAATCTGGTAACTTGACACGGATGAAGTCAAATTTGCCCCTTAAAATGCTTATTACCAACACGAAAGTAGGTAGAAACACAAAAGCATTGGTAGCTGGTGTTTCGGAGAGAATGCTGAGGCACCCAGGTGCCATGGCTTTTGTGTTTAGTGCAGTTGATTCTATCAGCAAAGAATTGACTACCGTTCTTCAGTCACCTACACCAGATCATCTCACTGTTACCCAGATTGAAGAGAAGGTAGAAGAACTAATGGAAATGAATCAAGGTCTGCTCCAGAGTATGGGGGTTAGTCATGCCACAATAGAAACTGTTCTACAAACAACATTGAAGTACAAGTTAGCTTCTAAATTGACAGGAGCTGGTGGTGGGGGATGTGTTCTGACATTGCTTCCAACAT TGCTATCGACCACCATTGTTGATAAAGTTATTGCTGAACTGGAGTCAAACGGGTTCCAATGTTTCATTGCCAGAATTGGTGGCAATGGTGTTGAAATTAGTTTTGAGCATTCATCttga
- the LOC131610608 gene encoding NADPH-dependent aldehyde reductase 1, chloroplastic-like — translation MATNKKFTPQKQDTQPGKEHVMNPTPQFTSPDYKPANKLLGKVALVTGGDSGIGRAVCNLFALEGATVVFTFVKGHEEKDAKDTLAMIKRAKTADAKDPLAIPADLGFDEDCKIVVDEVIKAYGRIDILVNNAAEQYECGSVEEIDEPRLERVFRTNIFSYFFMTRHALKHMKEGSSIINTTSVNAYKGHPTLIDYTSTKGAIVAFTRALSLQLVSKGIRVNGVAPGPIWTPLIPASFKEEKTAEFGSDVPMKRAGQPIEVAPSFVFLASNQCSSYITGQVLHPNGGTVVNA, via the exons ATGGCAACTAATAAAAAATTTACTCCTCAGAAGCAAGACACACAACCTGGCAAAGAACATGTTATGAATCCAACACCTCAATTCACCAGCCCTGATTACAAACCAGCAAATAAGCTTCTA gGAAAGGTAGCATTAGTGACTGGGGGTGACTCTGGAATAGGACGTGCAGTATGCAATTTATTTGCATTAGAGGGTGCCACTGTGGTTTTCACATTTGTGAAGGGGCATGAGGAGAAGGACGCAAAGGACACACTTGCTATGATAAAAAGGGCTAAGACTGCAGATGCTAAAGATCCACTGGCTATACCAGCTGACCTCGGTTTTGACGAGGATTGCAAAATAGTGGTTGATGAGGTTATCAAAGCTTATGGAAGAATTGACATTCTTGTCAACAATGCAGCTGAGCAATATGAGTGTGGTTCAGTTGAAGAGATTGATGAACCAAGACTTGAGAGGGTGTTTAGAACTAACATCTTCTCTTATTTCTTCATGACCAG GCATGCCCTGAAGCATATGAAGGAGGGAAGTAGCATTATTAACACAACATCAGTGAATGCATACAAGGGGCACCCAACATTAATTGACTATACGTCTACTAAGGGTGCAATTGTGGCCTTTACAAGGGCACTTTCGCTACAGCTTGTGAGCAAGGGAATAAGAGTGAATGGAGTTGCACCTGGACCTATTTGGACTCCATTAATACCAGCTTCTTTCAAGGAGGAAAAAACTGCTGAGTTTGGTTCTGATGTGCCAATGAAGAGAGCTGGGCAGCCTATTGAGGTTGCTCCTTCCTTTGTGTTTCTTGCTTCCAACCAGTGCTCCTCTTACATAACCGGCCAAGTCCTCCACCCCAATG gtGGAACCGTTGTGAATGCATAG